Proteins encoded within one genomic window of Cucumis sativus cultivar 9930 chromosome 3, Cucumber_9930_V3, whole genome shotgun sequence:
- the LOC101222218 gene encoding uncharacterized protein At5g39865 has protein sequence MGCSASRPITFHSTNPESSSSSSPPVPRAFSLPTPLIHHPPISDGDTHHLVTLTSTTYGSLLLIDRPKSNPLRFYGDQNADRSLSPHTDDSDHALSPDSVINTWELMDGLDDAFDLSSDAVPTPELSIEKTPFKPVGSVNFLEKSVDSVAPSSLVKPLWQHLSEEALLAKLDPNVVFSYRRALSSRQLGSNGYRKNVKSVGSSPVCSSFSNNWLRLPGGEGKVVIYFTSLRGIRKTYEDCCSIRTIFRGFRVPVDERDISMDSSYRKELQSAIGGKTVSLPQVFIRGKYIGGAEEIKQLNEYGELGKLLVGFPVWDVKSECERCGEARFLPCPNCYGSRKVFKEDEGELRRCPDCNENGLIKCPDCCF, from the coding sequence ATGGGCTGTTCAGCTTCCAGACCCATCACTTTCCATTCCACTAACCCagaatcttcttcttcttcctctcctcCCGTTCCCAGAGCTTTCTCTCTTCCCACCCCTCTCATTCACCATCCCCCCATCTCAGACGGCGACACCCACCATCTTGTTACTCTAACTTCAACCACTTACGGTTCTCTCCTTCTTATCGACCGTCCCAAGTCCAATCCCTTGAGATTCTACGGCGACCAAAACGCTGACCGCTCTCTTTCGCCCCACACGGATGATTCCGACCACGCATTGTCGCCGGATTCCGTTATCAATACATGGGAACTCATGGACGGCCTTGATGACGCCTTTGATTTGAGTTCCGACGCTGTTCCTACCCCTGAACTCTCGATTGAGAAAACCCCTTTCAAGCCCGTTGGATCGGTGAATTTCTTGGAGAAATCGGTGGATTCTGTTGCGCCGTCTTCCTTAGTTAAGCCGCTTTGGCAACATTTGTCTGAAGAAGCTCTGCTTGCGAAATTGGACCCTAATGTTGTATTCAGTTACCGACGAGCTCTTTCTTCCCGGCAGTTAGGCTCCAATGGGTACCGAAAAAACGTCAAATCAGTCGGTTCGAGTCCGGTTTGTTCTTCATTCTCCAATAATTGGCTGCGTCTTCCCGGCGGAGAAGGCAAAGTAGTAATCTACTTTACGAGCTTGAGAGGAATTCGAAAAACCTACGAGGATTGTTGTTCGATTCGTACAATCTTCAGAGGTTTTAGAGTTCCAGTGGATGAACGGGACATTTCCATGGATTCATCTTACAGAAAAGAGTTGCAGAGTGCAATCGGAGGGAAGACAGTGAGTTTGCCGCAAGTGTTCATAAGGGGAAAGTACATAGGTGGTGCTGAAGAAATCAAACAGCTAAACGAGTATGGCGAATTGGGGAAGCTTTTGGTGGGATTTCCAGTTTGGGATGTGAAAAGCGAGTGTGAAAGATGTGGGGAAGCAAGGTTTCTGCCATGCCCTAATTGCTATGGCAGCCGGAAGGTGTTTAAAGAAGACGAAGGAGAGTTGAGAAGATGCCCTGATTGCAATGAAAATGGCTTGATAAAGTGCCCAGATTGCTGCTTCTGA